Proteins encoded within one genomic window of Bombina bombina isolate aBomBom1 chromosome 1, aBomBom1.pri, whole genome shotgun sequence:
- the LOC128649032 gene encoding SLAIN motif-containing protein 1-like isoform X3: MGYKLQDLTDVQIMARLQEENKLRRSMPNLARMPSTTHNSTVVSPVTVRNSQSFDSNLQGAAYGATRLQSSIPSPGQLQQRVHSVGHFPVSVRPPHKATAYVSPTVQTGTGIPMSTSLQSLSTSGIPMPNKAASTATVTRSSLPRPALSSTIGSSIPRSKSAQSPQSFLQPPKTLSSLSALRDGNWRDGCY, translated from the exons ATGGGATACAAACTTCAGGACCTCACTGATGTTCAGATCATGGCGCGACTGCAGGAAGAAA ATAAACTCCGCAGAAGTATGCCTAACTTGGCTCGAATGCCAAGTACTACACATAATAGCACTGTTGTTTCTCCAGTTACAGTGCGCAACAGCCAAAGCTTTGATTCCAATTTGCAAGGTGCAGCTTATGGGGCTACTAGACTGCAGTCCAGTATACCATCTCCCGGTCAACTGCAGCAACGAGTACACAGTGTGGGCCATTTTCCTGTATCTGTAAGGCCACCCCATAAAGCCACAGCCTACGTCAGCCCAACTGTGCAAACTGGTACTGGTATTCCTATGTCAACTAGTTTGCAGTCACTATCTACTTCTGGGATTCCTATGCCAAACAAGGCAGCCAGCACAGCAACTGTAACCCGAAGCTCTCTTCCACGGCCGGCATTATCTAGTACTATTGGGAGCAGCATTCCACGCAGCAAGTCAGCGCAGTCACCACAGAGTTTTCTTCAACCTCCCAAGACGTTGTCATCGCTTAGCGCCCTACGAGATGGAAACTGGAGGGATGGATGTTACTAA
- the LOC128649032 gene encoding SLAIN motif-containing protein 1-like isoform X1: MAEVKCSSRAGSPATNGLVVNAELEVKKLQELVRKLEKQNEQLRNRASAVSNCTPSPHLLLLQQPPPAMHQSGGCMLSAPSLPRSSAALCLPSPVPTLLCTSAVGGSLYPPEALGYYSSRLPCMSVAEGPHENHVTHGAATILDEVEILELEDGYCSDDDDTWLYVSPSKKQSPFETTMSPMNWCRQVLDRPSPEIEAAKRSLCFRLEQAGRWRSLFSTPVSMSFPYSPVARLTPYCNGLNSPSVFKNPSKAILTPERTAYNPRTLSPQSSIDSELSASEVEDDSISMGYKLQDLTDVQIMARLQEESLRQDFASTSTCSSGSRHRSSLSLYSGKKLSCASDQDSDRYSVEDEDEEFDHLPPPQPRLSRCSPLQRGIPHSQTFSSIRECRKSPSSQYFSSNGYQQYNYSSQPQTPEQPQNKSNADKLRRSMPNLARMPSTTHNSTVVSPVTVRNSQSFDSNLQGAAYGATRLQSSIPSPGQLQQRVHSVGHFPVSVRPPHKATAYVSPTVQTGTGIPMSTSLQSLSTSGIPMPNKAASTATVTRSSLPRPALSSTIGSSIPRSKSAQSPQSFLQPPKTLSSLSALRDGNWRDGCY, encoded by the coding sequence ATGGCGGAGGTGAAGTGCAGTAGCCGCGCTGGTTCTCCCGCTACCAATGGGCTGGTGGTCAACGCAGAGCTGGAGGTGAAGAAGCTGCAGGAGCTGGTTAGGAAGCTGGAAAAACAAAATGAGCAGCTCAGGAACCGAGCCAGCGCCGTCAGCAACTGCACACCCAGCCCGCACCTGCTGCTACTGCAGCAACCCCCTCCTGCAATGCATCAGTCCGGAGGTTGTATGCTATCTGCCCCTTCACTGCCCCGCTCTTCTGCAGCGCTGTGCCTACCCAGTCCAGTGCCCACTTTACTATGCACCTCGGCAGTGGGCGGTAGTCTGTATCCCCCAGAAGCCCTGGGCTACTACAGCAGTAGGCTGCCCTGCATGAGTGTCGCAGAGGGGCCACACGAAAACCATGTCACCCATGGGGCTGCTACTATACTGGAcgaggtggagattttggaactGGAAGATGGATATTGTAGTGATGACGACGATACATGGTTATACGTATCACCTTCTAAGAAGCAAAGTCCGTTTGAGACAACTATGAGCCCAATGAATTGGTGCAGACAAGTTCTGGATCGCCCATCACCGGAAATAGAAGCAGCTAAAAGATCCCTGTGCTTTAGATTAGAGCAAGCTGGCCGGTGGAGGAGTTTGTTTTCTACTCCTGTTTCCATGTCTTTTCCATATAGTCCTGTTGCGAGACTCACTCCATATTGCAATGGCTTAAATTCTCCCAGCGTCTTTAAAAACCCTTCTAAAGCAATACTAACACCTGAGAGGACAGCTTACAACCCAAGGACTTTAAGCCCACAATCTTCAATAGACAGTGAATTGAGTGCATCAGAAGTGGAGGATGACTCTATCTCTATGGGATACAAACTTCAGGACCTCACTGATGTTCAGATCATGGCGCGACTGCAGGAAGAAAGTCTTAGACAAGACTTTGCATCTACCTCTACATGCAGTTCCGGGTCAAGGCACCGCTCTAGCTTGTCACTGTACTCCGGAAAGAAACTATCTTGTGCCAGTGATCAGGATTCTGATCGCTACAGTGTTGAGGATGAAGATGAAGAGTTTGACCATTTGCCTCCACCTCAGCCTCGGCTCAGCCGTTGTTCCCCTCTCCAAAGAGGTATTCCTCATTCACAGACTTTCTCTAGTATTCGAGAATGCAGAAAGAGCCCTAGCTCACAGTATTTCTCTTCAAATGGATATCAGCAATATAATTATTCTTCTCAGCCTCAAACACCAGAGCAACCACAAAACAAGTCTAATGCAGATAAACTCCGCAGAAGTATGCCTAACTTGGCTCGAATGCCAAGTACTACACATAATAGCACTGTTGTTTCTCCAGTTACAGTGCGCAACAGCCAAAGCTTTGATTCCAATTTGCAAGGTGCAGCTTATGGGGCTACTAGACTGCAGTCCAGTATACCATCTCCCGGTCAACTGCAGCAACGAGTACACAGTGTGGGCCATTTTCCTGTATCTGTAAGGCCACCCCATAAAGCCACAGCCTACGTCAGCCCAACTGTGCAAACTGGTACTGGTATTCCTATGTCAACTAGTTTGCAGTCACTATCTACTTCTGGGATTCCTATGCCAAACAAGGCAGCCAGCACAGCAACTGTAACCCGAAGCTCTCTTCCACGGCCGGCATTATCTAGTACTATTGGGAGCAGCATTCCACGCAGCAAGTCAGCGCAGTCACCACAGAGTTTTCTTCAACCTCCCAAGACGTTGTCATCGCTTAGCGCCCTACGAGATGGAAACTGGAGGGATGGATGTTACTAA
- the LOC128649032 gene encoding SLAIN motif-containing protein 1-like isoform X2 produces the protein MAEVKCSSRAGSPATNGLVVNAELEVKKLQELVRKLEKQNEQLRNRASAVSNCTPSPHLLLLQQPPPAMHQSGGCMLSAPSLPRSSAALCLPSPVPTLLCTSAVGGSLYPPEALGYYSSRLPCMSVAEGPHENHVTHGAATILDEVEILELEDGYCSDDDDTWLYVSPSKKQSPFETTMSPMNWCRQVLDRPSPEIEAAKRSLCFRLEQAGRWRSLTLSPQSSIDSELSASEVEDDSISMGYKLQDLTDVQIMARLQEESLRQDFASTSTCSSGSRHRSSLSLYSGKKLSCASDQDSDRYSVEDEDEEFDHLPPPQPRLSRCSPLQRGIPHSQTFSSIRECRKSPSSQYFSSNGYQQYNYSSQPQTPEQPQNKSNADKLRRSMPNLARMPSTTHNSTVVSPVTVRNSQSFDSNLQGAAYGATRLQSSIPSPGQLQQRVHSVGHFPVSVRPPHKATAYVSPTVQTGTGIPMSTSLQSLSTSGIPMPNKAASTATVTRSSLPRPALSSTIGSSIPRSKSAQSPQSFLQPPKTLSSLSALRDGNWRDGCY, from the exons ATGGCGGAGGTGAAGTGCAGTAGCCGCGCTGGTTCTCCCGCTACCAATGGGCTGGTGGTCAACGCAGAGCTGGAGGTGAAGAAGCTGCAGGAGCTGGTTAGGAAGCTGGAAAAACAAAATGAGCAGCTCAGGAACCGAGCCAGCGCCGTCAGCAACTGCACACCCAGCCCGCACCTGCTGCTACTGCAGCAACCCCCTCCTGCAATGCATCAGTCCGGAGGTTGTATGCTATCTGCCCCTTCACTGCCCCGCTCTTCTGCAGCGCTGTGCCTACCCAGTCCAGTGCCCACTTTACTATGCACCTCGGCAGTGGGCGGTAGTCTGTATCCCCCAGAAGCCCTGGGCTACTACAGCAGTAGGCTGCCCTGCATGAGTGTCGCAGAGGGGCCACACGAAAACCATGTCACCCATGGGGCTGCTACTATACTGGAcgaggtggagattttggaactGGAAGATGGATATTGTAGTGATGACGACGATACATGGTTATACGTATCACCTTCTAAGAAGCAAAGTCCGTTTGAGACAACTATGAGCCCAATGAATTGGTGCAGACAAGTTCTGGATCGCCCATCACCGGAAATAGAAGCAGCTAAAAGATCCCTGTGCTTTAGATTAGAGCAAGCTGGCCGGTGGAGGAGTTT GACTTTAAGCCCACAATCTTCAATAGACAGTGAATTGAGTGCATCAGAAGTGGAGGATGACTCTATCTCTATGGGATACAAACTTCAGGACCTCACTGATGTTCAGATCATGGCGCGACTGCAGGAAGAAAGTCTTAGACAAGACTTTGCATCTACCTCTACATGCAGTTCCGGGTCAAGGCACCGCTCTAGCTTGTCACTGTACTCCGGAAAGAAACTATCTTGTGCCAGTGATCAGGATTCTGATCGCTACAGTGTTGAGGATGAAGATGAAGAGTTTGACCATTTGCCTCCACCTCAGCCTCGGCTCAGCCGTTGTTCCCCTCTCCAAAGAGGTATTCCTCATTCACAGACTTTCTCTAGTATTCGAGAATGCAGAAAGAGCCCTAGCTCACAGTATTTCTCTTCAAATGGATATCAGCAATATAATTATTCTTCTCAGCCTCAAACACCAGAGCAACCACAAAACAAGTCTAATGCAGATAAACTCCGCAGAAGTATGCCTAACTTGGCTCGAATGCCAAGTACTACACATAATAGCACTGTTGTTTCTCCAGTTACAGTGCGCAACAGCCAAAGCTTTGATTCCAATTTGCAAGGTGCAGCTTATGGGGCTACTAGACTGCAGTCCAGTATACCATCTCCCGGTCAACTGCAGCAACGAGTACACAGTGTGGGCCATTTTCCTGTATCTGTAAGGCCACCCCATAAAGCCACAGCCTACGTCAGCCCAACTGTGCAAACTGGTACTGGTATTCCTATGTCAACTAGTTTGCAGTCACTATCTACTTCTGGGATTCCTATGCCAAACAAGGCAGCCAGCACAGCAACTGTAACCCGAAGCTCTCTTCCACGGCCGGCATTATCTAGTACTATTGGGAGCAGCATTCCACGCAGCAAGTCAGCGCAGTCACCACAGAGTTTTCTTCAACCTCCCAAGACGTTGTCATCGCTTAGCGCCCTACGAGATGGAAACTGGAGGGATGGATGTTACTAA